From a single Lacerta agilis isolate rLacAgi1 chromosome 3, rLacAgi1.pri, whole genome shotgun sequence genomic region:
- the MAP3K7 gene encoding mitogen-activated protein kinase kinase kinase 7 isoform X5 has translation MSWCLQCSQGVAYLHSMKPKALIHRDLKPPNLLLVAGGTVLKICDFGTACDIQTHMTNNKGSAAWMAPEVFEGSNYSEKCDVFSWGIILWEVITRRKPFDEIGGPAFRIMWAVHNGTRPPLIKNLPKPIESLMTRCWSKDPSQRPSMEEIVKIMTHLMQYFPGAEEPLQYPCQYSDEGQSNSATSTGSFMDMTSTNTSNKSDANMEPNDFPGTATNDTIKRLESKLAQQMKNSAKQSGEPGRLSLPPSRGSSVESLSDVRGRPQSTLVSGESKRMSADMSEIEARIAATTAFSKPKRGHRKTASFGNILDVPEIIKPAGNGQQRRRSIQDLSVAGTDSNQESRNNSRSSSPSVRMITTSGPTSEKPARSLPWTPDDSTDTNGSDNSIPMAYLTLDHQLQPLQPCPNSESMAVFEQHCKMAQEYMKVQTEIALLLQRKQELIAELDQDEKDQQNTSRLVQEHKKLLDENKSLSTYYQQCKKQLEVIRNQQQKRQGTS, from the exons ATGAGTTGGTGTTTACAGTGTTCCCAGGGAGTGGCATACCTTCATAGCATGAAACCGAAGGCTCTCATTCACAGGGACCTAAAACCACCAAA CTTGCTCTTGGTGGCAGGGGGGACAGTTTTAAAAATCTGTGATTTTGGTACAGCCTGTGATATTCAGACTCACATGACCAACAATAAGGGAAGTGCTGCTTGGATGGCaccagaggtttttgaag GTAGCAATTACAGTGAAAAATGTGATGTATTCAGTTGGGGTATTATTCTTTGGGAAGTGATTACCCGTAGAAAACCTTTTGATGAGATTGGTGGTCCTGCGTTTCGAATCATGTGGGCAGTTCACAATG GTACTAGGCCACCACTGATAAAAAATTTACCCAAGCCTATTGAGAGCTTAATGACTCGCTGTTGGTCAAAAGATCCCTCTCAACGACCTTCAATGGAGGAAATTGTCAAAATAATGACACATTTGATGCAG TACTTTCCAGGAGCAGAGGAACCTCTACAATACCCTTGTCAGTATTCTGATGAAGGCCAGAGCAACTCTGCCACTAGTACAG GTTCCTTCATGGATATGACTTCCACAAATACTAGTAACAAGAGTGATGCCAACATGGAACCAAATGACTTTCCAGGAACTGCTACCAATGACACTATTAAACGCTTGGAGTCAAAACTGGCCCAGCAGATGAAAAATTCAGCAAAGCAGTCG ggAGAGCCTGGCCGTTTGAGTTTACCTCCATCTCGCGGTAGCAGTGTCGAGAGCTTGTCAGATGTTCGTGGGCGACCGCAGTCAACCCTTGTTTCGGGAGAAAGCAAACGAATGAGTGCTGATATGTCTGAAATCGAAGCAAGAATTGCTGCTACCACAG CCTTTTCCAAACCTAAACGAGGCCATCGTAAAACTGCTTCATTTGGCAACATTCTGGATGTCCCAGAGATCATCAAACCAG CAGGCAACGGACAACAGAGGCGCAGATCTATTCAAGACCTTAGTGTTGCTGGAACAGATTCCAACCAG GAAAGCAGGAACAACAGTAGATCATCTAGTCCTAGTGTGAGAATGATCACTACCTCGGGACCAACCTCTGAAAAGCCAGCTCGCAGTCTTCCATGGACACCTGATGACTCTACAG ATACCAATGGGTCTGATAACTCCATCCCAATGGCATATCTTACATTAGATCACCAATTGCAG CCTTTACAGCCATGTCCAAACTCAGAATCTATGGCTGTGTTTGAACAGCACTGTAAAATGGCACAAGAATATATGAAAGTTCAGACAGAAATTGCATTGCTGTTGCAAAGAAA GCAAGAACTAATAGCAGAACTGGACCAGGATGAAAAAGACCAGCAAAATACATCACGTCTGGTACAGGAGCATAAAAAGCTTTTAGACGAAAATAAAAGTCTTTCCACGTACTACCAGCAATGCAAAAAACAGTTGGAAGTTATCCGAAATCAGCAACAAAAACGTCAAGGGACATCATGA
- the MAP3K7 gene encoding mitogen-activated protein kinase kinase kinase 7 isoform X4 → MSSANSADMIETPPVLNFEEIDYKEIEVEEVVGRGAFGVVCKAKWRAKDVAIKQIESESERKAFIVELRQLSRVNHPNIVKLYGACLNPVCLVMEYAEGGSLYNVLHGAEPLPYYTAAHAMSWCLQCSQGVAYLHSMKPKALIHRDLKPPNLLLVAGGTVLKICDFGTACDIQTHMTNNKGSAAWMAPEVFEGSNYSEKCDVFSWGIILWEVITRRKPFDEIGGPAFRIMWAVHNGTRPPLIKNLPKPIESLMTRCWSKDPSQRPSMEEIVKIMTHLMQYFPGAEEPLQYPCQYSDEGQSNSATSTGSFMDMTSTNTSNKSDANMEPNDFPGTATNDTIKRLESKLAQQMKNSAKQSGEPGRLSLPPSRGSSVESLSDVRGRPQSTLVSGESKRMSADMSEIEARIAATTGNGQQRRRSIQDLSVAGTDSNQESRNNSRSSSPSVRMITTSGPTSEKPARSLPWTPDDSTDTNGSDNSIPMAYLTLDHQLQPLQPCPNSESMAVFEQHCKMAQEYMKVQTEIALLLQRKQELIAELDQDEKDQQNTSRLVQEHKKLLDENKSLSTYYQQCKKQLEVIRNQQQKRQGTS, encoded by the exons ATGTCTTCTGCCAACTCCGCGGACATGATTGAAACCCCCCCGGTGCTCAACTTCGAAGAAATTGACTACAAAGAGATCGAGGTGGAAGAG GTTGTTGGAAGAGGAGCCTTTGGAGTAGTTTGCAAAGCAAAATGGAGAGCAAAAGATGTGGCCATTAAACAAATAGAAAGTGAATCAGAACGAAAAGCCTTCATAGTAGAg CTTCGACAGTTGTCACGTGTGAACCATCCTAATATTGTCAAGTTATATGGAGCTTGTTTGAACCCA GTTTGTCTTGTTATGGAATATGCTGAAGGAGGTTCTCTCTATAATG TCCTACATGGTGCTGAACCTCTGCCTTACTACACTGCTGCACATGCAATGAGTTGGTGTTTACAGTGTTCCCAGGGAGTGGCATACCTTCATAGCATGAAACCGAAGGCTCTCATTCACAGGGACCTAAAACCACCAAA CTTGCTCTTGGTGGCAGGGGGGACAGTTTTAAAAATCTGTGATTTTGGTACAGCCTGTGATATTCAGACTCACATGACCAACAATAAGGGAAGTGCTGCTTGGATGGCaccagaggtttttgaag GTAGCAATTACAGTGAAAAATGTGATGTATTCAGTTGGGGTATTATTCTTTGGGAAGTGATTACCCGTAGAAAACCTTTTGATGAGATTGGTGGTCCTGCGTTTCGAATCATGTGGGCAGTTCACAATG GTACTAGGCCACCACTGATAAAAAATTTACCCAAGCCTATTGAGAGCTTAATGACTCGCTGTTGGTCAAAAGATCCCTCTCAACGACCTTCAATGGAGGAAATTGTCAAAATAATGACACATTTGATGCAG TACTTTCCAGGAGCAGAGGAACCTCTACAATACCCTTGTCAGTATTCTGATGAAGGCCAGAGCAACTCTGCCACTAGTACAG GTTCCTTCATGGATATGACTTCCACAAATACTAGTAACAAGAGTGATGCCAACATGGAACCAAATGACTTTCCAGGAACTGCTACCAATGACACTATTAAACGCTTGGAGTCAAAACTGGCCCAGCAGATGAAAAATTCAGCAAAGCAGTCG ggAGAGCCTGGCCGTTTGAGTTTACCTCCATCTCGCGGTAGCAGTGTCGAGAGCTTGTCAGATGTTCGTGGGCGACCGCAGTCAACCCTTGTTTCGGGAGAAAGCAAACGAATGAGTGCTGATATGTCTGAAATCGAAGCAAGAATTGCTGCTACCACAG GCAACGGACAACAGAGGCGCAGATCTATTCAAGACCTTAGTGTTGCTGGAACAGATTCCAACCAG GAAAGCAGGAACAACAGTAGATCATCTAGTCCTAGTGTGAGAATGATCACTACCTCGGGACCAACCTCTGAAAAGCCAGCTCGCAGTCTTCCATGGACACCTGATGACTCTACAG ATACCAATGGGTCTGATAACTCCATCCCAATGGCATATCTTACATTAGATCACCAATTGCAG CCTTTACAGCCATGTCCAAACTCAGAATCTATGGCTGTGTTTGAACAGCACTGTAAAATGGCACAAGAATATATGAAAGTTCAGACAGAAATTGCATTGCTGTTGCAAAGAAA GCAAGAACTAATAGCAGAACTGGACCAGGATGAAAAAGACCAGCAAAATACATCACGTCTGGTACAGGAGCATAAAAAGCTTTTAGACGAAAATAAAAGTCTTTCCACGTACTACCAGCAATGCAAAAAACAGTTGGAAGTTATCCGAAATCAGCAACAAAAACGTCAAGGGACATCATGA
- the MAP3K7 gene encoding mitogen-activated protein kinase kinase kinase 7 isoform X3, which translates to MSSANSADMIETPPVLNFEEIDYKEIEVEEVVGRGAFGVVCKAKWRAKDVAIKQIESESERKAFIVELRQLSRVNHPNIVKLYGACLNPVCLVMEYAEGGSLYNVLHGAEPLPYYTAAHAMSWCLQCSQGVAYLHSMKPKALIHRDLKPPNLLLVAGGTVLKICDFGTACDIQTHMTNNKGSAAWMAPEVFEGSNYSEKCDVFSWGIILWEVITRRKPFDEIGGPAFRIMWAVHNGTRPPLIKNLPKPIESLMTRCWSKDPSQRPSMEEIVKIMTHLMQYFPGAEEPLQYPCQYSDEGQSNSATSTGSFMDMTSTNTSNKSDANMEPNDFPGTATNDTIKRLESKLAQQMKNSAKQSGEPGRLSLPPSRGSSVESLSDVRGRPQSTLVSGESKRMSADMSEIEARIAATTAGNGQQRRRSIQDLSVAGTDSNQESRNNSRSSSPSVRMITTSGPTSEKPARSLPWTPDDSTDTNGSDNSIPMAYLTLDHQLQPLQPCPNSESMAVFEQHCKMAQEYMKVQTEIALLLQRKQELIAELDQDEKDQQNTSRLVQEHKKLLDENKSLSTYYQQCKKQLEVIRNQQQKRQGTS; encoded by the exons ATGTCTTCTGCCAACTCCGCGGACATGATTGAAACCCCCCCGGTGCTCAACTTCGAAGAAATTGACTACAAAGAGATCGAGGTGGAAGAG GTTGTTGGAAGAGGAGCCTTTGGAGTAGTTTGCAAAGCAAAATGGAGAGCAAAAGATGTGGCCATTAAACAAATAGAAAGTGAATCAGAACGAAAAGCCTTCATAGTAGAg CTTCGACAGTTGTCACGTGTGAACCATCCTAATATTGTCAAGTTATATGGAGCTTGTTTGAACCCA GTTTGTCTTGTTATGGAATATGCTGAAGGAGGTTCTCTCTATAATG TCCTACATGGTGCTGAACCTCTGCCTTACTACACTGCTGCACATGCAATGAGTTGGTGTTTACAGTGTTCCCAGGGAGTGGCATACCTTCATAGCATGAAACCGAAGGCTCTCATTCACAGGGACCTAAAACCACCAAA CTTGCTCTTGGTGGCAGGGGGGACAGTTTTAAAAATCTGTGATTTTGGTACAGCCTGTGATATTCAGACTCACATGACCAACAATAAGGGAAGTGCTGCTTGGATGGCaccagaggtttttgaag GTAGCAATTACAGTGAAAAATGTGATGTATTCAGTTGGGGTATTATTCTTTGGGAAGTGATTACCCGTAGAAAACCTTTTGATGAGATTGGTGGTCCTGCGTTTCGAATCATGTGGGCAGTTCACAATG GTACTAGGCCACCACTGATAAAAAATTTACCCAAGCCTATTGAGAGCTTAATGACTCGCTGTTGGTCAAAAGATCCCTCTCAACGACCTTCAATGGAGGAAATTGTCAAAATAATGACACATTTGATGCAG TACTTTCCAGGAGCAGAGGAACCTCTACAATACCCTTGTCAGTATTCTGATGAAGGCCAGAGCAACTCTGCCACTAGTACAG GTTCCTTCATGGATATGACTTCCACAAATACTAGTAACAAGAGTGATGCCAACATGGAACCAAATGACTTTCCAGGAACTGCTACCAATGACACTATTAAACGCTTGGAGTCAAAACTGGCCCAGCAGATGAAAAATTCAGCAAAGCAGTCG ggAGAGCCTGGCCGTTTGAGTTTACCTCCATCTCGCGGTAGCAGTGTCGAGAGCTTGTCAGATGTTCGTGGGCGACCGCAGTCAACCCTTGTTTCGGGAGAAAGCAAACGAATGAGTGCTGATATGTCTGAAATCGAAGCAAGAATTGCTGCTACCACAG CAGGCAACGGACAACAGAGGCGCAGATCTATTCAAGACCTTAGTGTTGCTGGAACAGATTCCAACCAG GAAAGCAGGAACAACAGTAGATCATCTAGTCCTAGTGTGAGAATGATCACTACCTCGGGACCAACCTCTGAAAAGCCAGCTCGCAGTCTTCCATGGACACCTGATGACTCTACAG ATACCAATGGGTCTGATAACTCCATCCCAATGGCATATCTTACATTAGATCACCAATTGCAG CCTTTACAGCCATGTCCAAACTCAGAATCTATGGCTGTGTTTGAACAGCACTGTAAAATGGCACAAGAATATATGAAAGTTCAGACAGAAATTGCATTGCTGTTGCAAAGAAA GCAAGAACTAATAGCAGAACTGGACCAGGATGAAAAAGACCAGCAAAATACATCACGTCTGGTACAGGAGCATAAAAAGCTTTTAGACGAAAATAAAAGTCTTTCCACGTACTACCAGCAATGCAAAAAACAGTTGGAAGTTATCCGAAATCAGCAACAAAAACGTCAAGGGACATCATGA
- the MAP3K7 gene encoding mitogen-activated protein kinase kinase kinase 7 isoform X2: MSSANSADMIETPPVLNFEEIDYKEIEVEEVVGRGAFGVVCKAKWRAKDVAIKQIESESERKAFIVELRQLSRVNHPNIVKLYGACLNPVCLVMEYAEGGSLYNVLHGAEPLPYYTAAHAMSWCLQCSQGVAYLHSMKPKALIHRDLKPPNLLLVAGGTVLKICDFGTACDIQTHMTNNKGSAAWMAPEVFEGSNYSEKCDVFSWGIILWEVITRRKPFDEIGGPAFRIMWAVHNGTRPPLIKNLPKPIESLMTRCWSKDPSQRPSMEEIVKIMTHLMQYFPGAEEPLQYPCQYSDEGQSNSATSTGSFMDMTSTNTSNKSDANMEPNDFPGTATNDTIKRLESKLAQQMKNSAKQSGEPGRLSLPPSRGSSVESLSDVRGRPQSTLVSGESKRMSADMSEIEARIAATTAFSKPKRGHRKTASFGNILDVPEIIKPGNGQQRRRSIQDLSVAGTDSNQESRNNSRSSSPSVRMITTSGPTSEKPARSLPWTPDDSTDTNGSDNSIPMAYLTLDHQLQPLQPCPNSESMAVFEQHCKMAQEYMKVQTEIALLLQRKQELIAELDQDEKDQQNTSRLVQEHKKLLDENKSLSTYYQQCKKQLEVIRNQQQKRQGTS; this comes from the exons ATGTCTTCTGCCAACTCCGCGGACATGATTGAAACCCCCCCGGTGCTCAACTTCGAAGAAATTGACTACAAAGAGATCGAGGTGGAAGAG GTTGTTGGAAGAGGAGCCTTTGGAGTAGTTTGCAAAGCAAAATGGAGAGCAAAAGATGTGGCCATTAAACAAATAGAAAGTGAATCAGAACGAAAAGCCTTCATAGTAGAg CTTCGACAGTTGTCACGTGTGAACCATCCTAATATTGTCAAGTTATATGGAGCTTGTTTGAACCCA GTTTGTCTTGTTATGGAATATGCTGAAGGAGGTTCTCTCTATAATG TCCTACATGGTGCTGAACCTCTGCCTTACTACACTGCTGCACATGCAATGAGTTGGTGTTTACAGTGTTCCCAGGGAGTGGCATACCTTCATAGCATGAAACCGAAGGCTCTCATTCACAGGGACCTAAAACCACCAAA CTTGCTCTTGGTGGCAGGGGGGACAGTTTTAAAAATCTGTGATTTTGGTACAGCCTGTGATATTCAGACTCACATGACCAACAATAAGGGAAGTGCTGCTTGGATGGCaccagaggtttttgaag GTAGCAATTACAGTGAAAAATGTGATGTATTCAGTTGGGGTATTATTCTTTGGGAAGTGATTACCCGTAGAAAACCTTTTGATGAGATTGGTGGTCCTGCGTTTCGAATCATGTGGGCAGTTCACAATG GTACTAGGCCACCACTGATAAAAAATTTACCCAAGCCTATTGAGAGCTTAATGACTCGCTGTTGGTCAAAAGATCCCTCTCAACGACCTTCAATGGAGGAAATTGTCAAAATAATGACACATTTGATGCAG TACTTTCCAGGAGCAGAGGAACCTCTACAATACCCTTGTCAGTATTCTGATGAAGGCCAGAGCAACTCTGCCACTAGTACAG GTTCCTTCATGGATATGACTTCCACAAATACTAGTAACAAGAGTGATGCCAACATGGAACCAAATGACTTTCCAGGAACTGCTACCAATGACACTATTAAACGCTTGGAGTCAAAACTGGCCCAGCAGATGAAAAATTCAGCAAAGCAGTCG ggAGAGCCTGGCCGTTTGAGTTTACCTCCATCTCGCGGTAGCAGTGTCGAGAGCTTGTCAGATGTTCGTGGGCGACCGCAGTCAACCCTTGTTTCGGGAGAAAGCAAACGAATGAGTGCTGATATGTCTGAAATCGAAGCAAGAATTGCTGCTACCACAG CCTTTTCCAAACCTAAACGAGGCCATCGTAAAACTGCTTCATTTGGCAACATTCTGGATGTCCCAGAGATCATCAAACCAG GCAACGGACAACAGAGGCGCAGATCTATTCAAGACCTTAGTGTTGCTGGAACAGATTCCAACCAG GAAAGCAGGAACAACAGTAGATCATCTAGTCCTAGTGTGAGAATGATCACTACCTCGGGACCAACCTCTGAAAAGCCAGCTCGCAGTCTTCCATGGACACCTGATGACTCTACAG ATACCAATGGGTCTGATAACTCCATCCCAATGGCATATCTTACATTAGATCACCAATTGCAG CCTTTACAGCCATGTCCAAACTCAGAATCTATGGCTGTGTTTGAACAGCACTGTAAAATGGCACAAGAATATATGAAAGTTCAGACAGAAATTGCATTGCTGTTGCAAAGAAA GCAAGAACTAATAGCAGAACTGGACCAGGATGAAAAAGACCAGCAAAATACATCACGTCTGGTACAGGAGCATAAAAAGCTTTTAGACGAAAATAAAAGTCTTTCCACGTACTACCAGCAATGCAAAAAACAGTTGGAAGTTATCCGAAATCAGCAACAAAAACGTCAAGGGACATCATGA
- the MAP3K7 gene encoding mitogen-activated protein kinase kinase kinase 7 isoform X1, with protein sequence MSSANSADMIETPPVLNFEEIDYKEIEVEEVVGRGAFGVVCKAKWRAKDVAIKQIESESERKAFIVELRQLSRVNHPNIVKLYGACLNPVCLVMEYAEGGSLYNVLHGAEPLPYYTAAHAMSWCLQCSQGVAYLHSMKPKALIHRDLKPPNLLLVAGGTVLKICDFGTACDIQTHMTNNKGSAAWMAPEVFEGSNYSEKCDVFSWGIILWEVITRRKPFDEIGGPAFRIMWAVHNGTRPPLIKNLPKPIESLMTRCWSKDPSQRPSMEEIVKIMTHLMQYFPGAEEPLQYPCQYSDEGQSNSATSTGSFMDMTSTNTSNKSDANMEPNDFPGTATNDTIKRLESKLAQQMKNSAKQSGEPGRLSLPPSRGSSVESLSDVRGRPQSTLVSGESKRMSADMSEIEARIAATTAFSKPKRGHRKTASFGNILDVPEIIKPAGNGQQRRRSIQDLSVAGTDSNQESRNNSRSSSPSVRMITTSGPTSEKPARSLPWTPDDSTDTNGSDNSIPMAYLTLDHQLQPLQPCPNSESMAVFEQHCKMAQEYMKVQTEIALLLQRKQELIAELDQDEKDQQNTSRLVQEHKKLLDENKSLSTYYQQCKKQLEVIRNQQQKRQGTS encoded by the exons ATGTCTTCTGCCAACTCCGCGGACATGATTGAAACCCCCCCGGTGCTCAACTTCGAAGAAATTGACTACAAAGAGATCGAGGTGGAAGAG GTTGTTGGAAGAGGAGCCTTTGGAGTAGTTTGCAAAGCAAAATGGAGAGCAAAAGATGTGGCCATTAAACAAATAGAAAGTGAATCAGAACGAAAAGCCTTCATAGTAGAg CTTCGACAGTTGTCACGTGTGAACCATCCTAATATTGTCAAGTTATATGGAGCTTGTTTGAACCCA GTTTGTCTTGTTATGGAATATGCTGAAGGAGGTTCTCTCTATAATG TCCTACATGGTGCTGAACCTCTGCCTTACTACACTGCTGCACATGCAATGAGTTGGTGTTTACAGTGTTCCCAGGGAGTGGCATACCTTCATAGCATGAAACCGAAGGCTCTCATTCACAGGGACCTAAAACCACCAAA CTTGCTCTTGGTGGCAGGGGGGACAGTTTTAAAAATCTGTGATTTTGGTACAGCCTGTGATATTCAGACTCACATGACCAACAATAAGGGAAGTGCTGCTTGGATGGCaccagaggtttttgaag GTAGCAATTACAGTGAAAAATGTGATGTATTCAGTTGGGGTATTATTCTTTGGGAAGTGATTACCCGTAGAAAACCTTTTGATGAGATTGGTGGTCCTGCGTTTCGAATCATGTGGGCAGTTCACAATG GTACTAGGCCACCACTGATAAAAAATTTACCCAAGCCTATTGAGAGCTTAATGACTCGCTGTTGGTCAAAAGATCCCTCTCAACGACCTTCAATGGAGGAAATTGTCAAAATAATGACACATTTGATGCAG TACTTTCCAGGAGCAGAGGAACCTCTACAATACCCTTGTCAGTATTCTGATGAAGGCCAGAGCAACTCTGCCACTAGTACAG GTTCCTTCATGGATATGACTTCCACAAATACTAGTAACAAGAGTGATGCCAACATGGAACCAAATGACTTTCCAGGAACTGCTACCAATGACACTATTAAACGCTTGGAGTCAAAACTGGCCCAGCAGATGAAAAATTCAGCAAAGCAGTCG ggAGAGCCTGGCCGTTTGAGTTTACCTCCATCTCGCGGTAGCAGTGTCGAGAGCTTGTCAGATGTTCGTGGGCGACCGCAGTCAACCCTTGTTTCGGGAGAAAGCAAACGAATGAGTGCTGATATGTCTGAAATCGAAGCAAGAATTGCTGCTACCACAG CCTTTTCCAAACCTAAACGAGGCCATCGTAAAACTGCTTCATTTGGCAACATTCTGGATGTCCCAGAGATCATCAAACCAG CAGGCAACGGACAACAGAGGCGCAGATCTATTCAAGACCTTAGTGTTGCTGGAACAGATTCCAACCAG GAAAGCAGGAACAACAGTAGATCATCTAGTCCTAGTGTGAGAATGATCACTACCTCGGGACCAACCTCTGAAAAGCCAGCTCGCAGTCTTCCATGGACACCTGATGACTCTACAG ATACCAATGGGTCTGATAACTCCATCCCAATGGCATATCTTACATTAGATCACCAATTGCAG CCTTTACAGCCATGTCCAAACTCAGAATCTATGGCTGTGTTTGAACAGCACTGTAAAATGGCACAAGAATATATGAAAGTTCAGACAGAAATTGCATTGCTGTTGCAAAGAAA GCAAGAACTAATAGCAGAACTGGACCAGGATGAAAAAGACCAGCAAAATACATCACGTCTGGTACAGGAGCATAAAAAGCTTTTAGACGAAAATAAAAGTCTTTCCACGTACTACCAGCAATGCAAAAAACAGTTGGAAGTTATCCGAAATCAGCAACAAAAACGTCAAGGGACATCATGA